In Elaeis guineensis isolate ETL-2024a chromosome 1, EG11, whole genome shotgun sequence, a genomic segment contains:
- the LOC105060276 gene encoding uncharacterized protein isoform X1 has protein sequence MPLLNLRLLCLPPTSLPQFSPRSIPFFLPELSRNSLGLNCSSSSSSLSLFPISLSKFQPRVSISGAGKHAYKEEEEEVGDGGGILMEYEDLGVEGEVFRKTLRLVECAMLASVSGLAYVLSNSLAIENYFGCFFSLPIVISSIRWGIAAGRKTMLATAMLLLTLSGPVKASTYLLMHGVVGLAMGSLWRLRINWGVSIVLCTVIRAMGATGYILLSSFLMRENILDLITINLHASLTYILMDMGVNTIPSIDAIYAIFGSLLLLNCGFFVFLLHVLYAVFLTKLGMRASLTLPRWLEKAT, from the exons ATGCCTCTTTTAAATCTTCGACTCCTCTGCCTTCCTCCCACTTCTCTGCCTCAATTCTCCCCTCGTTCTATCCCTTTCTTCCTCCCCGAATTGTCCCGTAACTCTTTGGGGCTCAATTGCTCCTCGTCGTcttcatccctctccttgttcccgATCTCTCTCTCTAAATTCCAACCTAGGGTTTCCATCAGCGGAGCCGGGAAGCATGCCTacaaagaggaggaggaagaagtggGAGATGGCGGTGGGATTTTGATGGAATACGAGGATTTGGGCGTCGAGGGGGAAGTCTTCAGGAAGACGTTGAGGCTGGTGGAGTGCGCCATGCTCGCCTCCGTCTCTGGTCTCGCCTATGTCTTGAGCAACTCTCTTGCCATCGAG AATTACTTTGGTTGTTTCTTCTCATTGCCaatagtgatctcatcaatcagaTGGGGAATAGCAGCTGGGAGAAAAACCATG TTGGCTACTGCTATGCTGTTGCTCACCTTGTCTGGTCCAGTAAAGGCATCTACATATCTG CTTATGCATGGCGTAGTTGGTCTAGCCATGGGTTCTCTATGGAG GCTACGGATAAATTGGGGTGTTTCAATAGTCCTATGCACAGTA ATTCGTGCAATGGGAGCTACTGGATATATTTTGctatcttcattcttgatgagagAGAATATACTTGACTTG ATTACAATCAACCTTCATGCATCTCTCACATATATCCTTATGGACATGGGAGTAAATACGATTCCATCGATCGATGCCATATATGCTATATTTGGAAGCCTG CTTCTACTCAATTGTGGATTCTTTGTATTCTTGCTGCACGTTCTATATGCAGTATTCCTTACCAAACTCGGAATGAGGGCTTCGCTGACACTTCCGCGTTGGCTTGAGAAGGCAACCTAA
- the LOC105060278 gene encoding uncharacterized protein At1g32220, chloroplastic isoform X2, whose translation MRSIVSRFIPSKSSISRLYTSGLLRNWRLLSTDSNRVDEPFKVEEAETVKVPPPPSDKKLLVLGGNGFVGSHVCREALERGLSVSSLSRSGRSSIRESWADKVVWHQGNLLVPDSLKDVMNGVTAVISCVGGFGSNSHMYKINGTANINAIRAASEQGVKRFVYISAADFGVANYLLQGYYKGKKAAEAELFSRFTYGE comes from the exons ATGAGGTCGATCGTCTCGCGTTTCATCCCCTCAAAGTCCTCCATCTCTCGATTATA CACATCAGGTCTGTTAAGAAATTGGAGGTTACTGTCGACGGATTCTAATCGCGTGGATGAACCTTTTAAAGTAGAGGAAGCAGAGACAGTCAAAGTGCCACCGCCTCCATCAGATAAGAAG TTGTTGGTATTGGGTGGCAACGGCTTTGTTGGTTCGCATGTTTGCAGAGAGGCTTTAGAGCGAGGCTTGTCTGTTTCTAGTCTTAGCAG ATCTGGAAGGTCATCAATACGTGAATCATGGGCTGACAAAGTTGTGTGGCATCAAG GAAACCTTCTTGTACCTGATTCATTGAAGGATGTTATGAATGGTGTAACTGCTGTG ATATCATGTGTTGGAGGCTTTGGGTCAAACtctcatatgtataagatcaatGGAACTGCAAACATCAATGCTATCAGAGCAGCTTCTGAGCAAG GTGTAAAAAGATTTGTTTATATCTCGGCTGCTGATTTTGGTGTTGCAAATTATCTTTTACAAGGCTATTATAAGGGAAAG
- the LOC105060276 gene encoding uncharacterized protein isoform X2, producing the protein MPLLNLRLLCLPPTSLPQFSPRSIPFFLPELSRNSLGLNCSSSSSSLSLFPISLSKFQPRVSISGAGKHAYKEEEEEVGDGGGILMEYEDLGVEGEVFRKTLRLVECAMLASVSGLAYVLSNSLAIENYFGCFFSLPIVISSIRWGIAAGRKTMLATAMLLLTLSGPVKASTYLIRAMGATGYILLSSFLMRENILDLITINLHASLTYILMDMGVNTIPSIDAIYAIFGSLLLLNCGFFVFLLHVLYAVFLTKLGMRASLTLPRWLEKAT; encoded by the exons ATGCCTCTTTTAAATCTTCGACTCCTCTGCCTTCCTCCCACTTCTCTGCCTCAATTCTCCCCTCGTTCTATCCCTTTCTTCCTCCCCGAATTGTCCCGTAACTCTTTGGGGCTCAATTGCTCCTCGTCGTcttcatccctctccttgttcccgATCTCTCTCTCTAAATTCCAACCTAGGGTTTCCATCAGCGGAGCCGGGAAGCATGCCTacaaagaggaggaggaagaagtggGAGATGGCGGTGGGATTTTGATGGAATACGAGGATTTGGGCGTCGAGGGGGAAGTCTTCAGGAAGACGTTGAGGCTGGTGGAGTGCGCCATGCTCGCCTCCGTCTCTGGTCTCGCCTATGTCTTGAGCAACTCTCTTGCCATCGAG AATTACTTTGGTTGTTTCTTCTCATTGCCaatagtgatctcatcaatcagaTGGGGAATAGCAGCTGGGAGAAAAACCATG TTGGCTACTGCTATGCTGTTGCTCACCTTGTCTGGTCCAGTAAAGGCATCTACATATCTG ATTCGTGCAATGGGAGCTACTGGATATATTTTGctatcttcattcttgatgagagAGAATATACTTGACTTG ATTACAATCAACCTTCATGCATCTCTCACATATATCCTTATGGACATGGGAGTAAATACGATTCCATCGATCGATGCCATATATGCTATATTTGGAAGCCTG CTTCTACTCAATTGTGGATTCTTTGTATTCTTGCTGCACGTTCTATATGCAGTATTCCTTACCAAACTCGGAATGAGGGCTTCGCTGACACTTCCGCGTTGGCTTGAGAAGGCAACCTAA